The Lucilia cuprina isolate Lc7/37 chromosome 5, ASM2204524v1, whole genome shotgun sequence genome includes a window with the following:
- the LOC111691007 gene encoding uncharacterized protein LOC111691007 codes for MVIQRGWKILSDTGSTSASSTEANRSPMGGLNSSSDDSNCSNQTTHSMVTSAASPPNSLIKIETSPITSNASGHNNTTNTNHQQHQHQPHNETMKFITTPQMAEITLQKLRQRFSNSTPLTSSSAESAMRSLELVRIAVQSAFDKEIDEMVKHFIETYFKPAFSNIKENLGQGAINDDALQKMSCALLENAKSQYKILRYKPQLSTTSNSITTLPNISEISTMRMALKRPAVNKPTSTVMEMQKRFFPDNMILKQTVQQTQQPQTPVLPSVGTIKSSLAHNHHSTTVVQHHQSQLQQPAINAVEVQQLQTQQQQPHPRRQIFWNTANISTSTKFVLDVQANQAFGFSAEGKERLASKHPELIRYLPDTEDRDWLTNQRIIPQQNRNSRFLFLIYDEVCHLYQNHDIYKKKVSIDLSLMMTFTVPDFMIQKMKVFFVDLNIKSRGLITNSYSIAGATTAKLHQPHQQTNSHLRNALLLGTQQTLVASTTTTSIVATTSDAASSSVIASSSSSAPLASSSTNNITSTETLLQQKSKSSNLSSSHATLTALLNNSSSTSMNSTAINEKSVNSSPSSTPTLLNKLRK; via the exons ATGGTTATACAAAGAGGTTGGAAAATTCTAAGCGATACTGGTTCGACATCAGCCTCATCTACTGAAGCAAATAGATCTCCAATGGGTGGTTTAAACTCTTCCTCTGATGATTCAAATTGCTCAAATCAAACTACTCATTCCATGGTCACAAGTGCGGCCAGTCCTCCTAatagtttgattaaaattgaAACCTCTCCAATAACTTCAAATGCCTCCGGTCACAACAATACCACTAACACTAACCATCAGCAGCATCAACATCAACCACATAACGAAACAATG aaatttattacaacACCACAAATGGCGGAAATTACTTTGCAGAAATTGCGCCAACGATTTTCCAACTCCACACCACTGACAAGTTCTTCAGCTGAGTCTGCTATGCGCTCTTTAGAACTGGTGCGAATTGCAGTCCAGTCTGCCTTTGATAAGGAAATTGATGAGATggttaaacattttatagag ACCTATTTTAAGCCTGCTTTCAgcaatatcaaagaaaatctAGGTCAAGGCGCTATTAACGATGATGCT ttacaaAAGATGTCCTGTGCTCTGTTGGAAAATGCGAAATCTCAGTATAAAATATTACGTTACAAACCTCAATTATCTACCACCAGTAATTCCATCACCACCCTACCAAATATATCGGAGATTAGTACTATGCGAATGGCATTAAAAAGGCCAGCAGTGAACAAACCCACATCGACCGTAATGGAAATGCAAAAGAGATTCTTTCCCGATAATATGATATTAAAACAAACAGTACAGCAGACACAACAACCACAAACACCTGTTTTGCCTTCGGTAGGAACTATTAAATCATCTTTGGCACATAATCATCATAGTACTACAGTTGTTCAACACCACCAATCGCAGCTGCAACAACCAGCAATAAATGCCGTAGAGGTGCAACAACTTCagacacaacagcaacaaccacaTCCAAGGAGACAAATCTTCTGGAACACAGCCAATATATCAACCTCAACTAAATTCGTTTTAGACGTACAGGCAAACCAGGCATTCGGTTTTAGCGCCGAGGGTAAGGAACGTTTAGCTAGCAAACATCCTgaattaattcgttatttgccTGACACTGAAGACCGTGACTGGCTGACCAATCAACGAATCATACCGCAACAAAACCGAAATTCTCGATTTCTATTTCTAATATATGACGAAGTGTGTCACTTATATCAAAACCatgatatctataaaaaaaaagtatctaTCGATTTATCATTAATGATGACATTTACTGTACCCGATTTTATGATTCAAAAaatgaaagtattttttgttgatttaaatattaaaagccGGGGACTAATTACAAACTCATATTCCATTGCTGGTGCAACAACAGCCAAATTACATCAGCCTCATCAGCAAACAAATAGCCATTTGCGCAATGCTTTACTTCTGGGAACCCAGCAGACATTAGTGGCTTCCACTACAACAACATCAATTGTTGCCACAACGAGTGACGCTGCATCATCGTCTGTCATTGCCTCCTCTTCTTCGTCGGCACCTTTAGCGTCATCTTCTACTAATAATATAACATCTACGGAAACATTGCTACAACAGAAATCTAAGTCAAGCAATTTAAGCTCATCTCATGCTACTCTCACCGCACTTTTAAACAATTCCTCCTCGACATCAATGAACTCAACAGCGATAAATGAAAAATCTGTTAATTCATCACCGTCATCAACACCcactttattaaacaaattaagaaaataa
- the LOC111691023 gene encoding snurportin-1, whose product MFHNLYKPNINEKERQEIRRKELLQQQKIKRLEQQDEQRNLKDPHASEYKGKFYNKKRKINTSIENINLQLSEWLKEKPENFDDWLLVPCPKGQRCLVVAARGETKMFSKNKKYRMTFSSILPGGGILGSCNDYCILDCIYCKEMDIFYILDALHFSIPLVDCDAEFRFFWLKSKLNELDEFEGKLKYDNLKLFKLLENYDMSNEERTFVALQRYPLWVDNRPQLDGFLFYHKKSHYVYGTTPLVCWLFAFMLPDVLQMAVSRCYASPDNYCKQNPWRYMDEFDKRLKIKHCSQKEYPLEKNSTAMDEDLEYIEWDIDETRSDKDNELDSLLTAEKLLELEEGK is encoded by the coding sequence ATGTTTCATAATTTGTATAAACCAAACATTAATGAAAAAGAACGTCAGGAAATACGGAGAAAAGAACTattacagcaacaaaaaattaaacgcTTGGAACAACAAGATGAACAGAGGAATCTTAAAGACCCACATGCTAGTGAATATAAAggaaagttttataataaaaagcgtAAGATTAACACtagtatagaaaatataaatctaCAACTTTCTGAATGGCTTAAGGAGAAGCCAGAAAATTTTGATGATTGGCTTTTAGTGCCATGTCCGAAGGGTCAACGTTGCTTAGTGGTTGCTGCAAGAGGAGAAACTAAAAtgtttagcaaaaataaaaaatatcgtaTGACATTCTCTAGTATATTACCTGGCGGTGGTATTTTAGGTTCCTGCAATGACTACTGCATATTGGACTGCATTTATTGTAAAGAAATGGACATTTTCTATATACTAGAtgcattacatttttcaatacCTTTGGTGGATTGTGATGCCGAATTTCGTTTCTTTTGGTTAAAATCCAAATTAAACGAACTTGACGAATTTGAAGGAAAGCTCAAATATGATAacctaaaattgtttaaacttttagaaaactatgaCATGTCAAATGAGGAGCGTACATTTGTTGCTCTGCAACGATATCCCTTATGGGTGGATAATCGACCACAGTTAGATGGTTTTCTATTTTATCATAAAAAGTCTCATTACGTATATGGTACTACCCCATTAGTTTGCTGGTTATTTGCGTTTATGCTGCCCGATGTATTACAAATGGCAGTCAGTCGCTGTTATGCATCTCCAGATAATTACTGTAAACAGAATCCTTGGCGGTATATGGATGAATTTGATAAAcggctaaaaataaaacattgcaGTCAAAAGGAATatcctttagaaaaaaattctactgCAATGGATGAAGATTTGGAATATATAGAATGGGACATAGATGAAACCAGATCAGATAAGGATAACGAGCTAGATTCTTTACTTACAGCGGAGAAACTTTTAGAACTGGAGGAAGGAAAATGA
- the LOC111691015 gene encoding probable proline--tRNA ligase, mitochondrial, whose amino-acid sequence MQKLSRLFWPVLVTPKNAIARNVEAVSKSQKLMTELGLLKAASHGTFQIMPLAQRSLDKLCAVVNNAMASVEGQKITLPILTSSTLWNKSGRLKGDVTEFFMLHDRHNKEFLLSPTHEEAVTAMLATTSPISYKQLPLRLYQIGPKFRDELKARFGLMRAKEFIMKDMYTFDRSEEEARITYKLVNEAYMKLFQKLEVPFKKVKASTGMMGGKISHEYHYISPAGEDNLLHCQDCNHAFNAEVLAESSNQSCVSCQSINVQQVKGMEVAHTFLLGDRYSKVFNATFLHTDGKPKTSIMGCYGIGISRILAASLEVLSTENELKWPTLLAPYDVCIIGPKQGSKEQTQAEQIENQLCHEICEMYSQDVVHDDRKYMTIGKRLMEARRMGYPVIVVAGSKACLKEPKVEVIIKENSMELDFNTALQELAKYKKQKLSLI is encoded by the exons ATGCAGAAATTATCGAGATTATTTTGGCCGGTTCTAGTAACTCCAAAGAATGCAATTGCCAGGAATGTCGAAGCAGTATCCAAAAGTCAAAAG TTAATGACTGAGTTGGGTCTATTGAAAGCAGCCAGTCATGGCACTTTTCAAATAATGCCACTTGCGCAACGTTCTTTAGATAAACTATGCGCTGTAGTCAATAATGCTATGGCTTCCGTAGAAGGACAAAAAATAACACTGCCCATATTGACATCATCCACCTTGTGGAACAAATCGGGAAGATTAAAAGGCGATGTTACGGAGTTTTTTATGTTACATGACCGTCATAATAAGGAGTTTTTATTGAGTCCG ACTCATGAAGAAGCAGTAACAGCCATGTTAGCTACAACGTCCCCCATTTCATATAAGCAATTACCTCTACGGCTGTATCAAATTGGCCCAAAATTTCGCGATGAATTGAAGGCCCGCTTCGGTTTAATGCGTGCTAAGGAATTTATAATGAAAGACATGTACACTTTTGATCGATCCGAGGAAGAGGCCAGAATAACCTATAAATTAGTTAATGAAGCATATATGAAGTTGTTTCAAAAACTAGAAGTCCCATTTAAAAAag TGAAAGCCTCCACTGGTATGATGGGTGGAAAAATATCACACGAATATCATTACATCTCGCCTGCTGGCGAAGATAATTTATTGCATTGTCAAGATTGCAATCATGCATTTAATGCTGAAGTATTGGCTGAAAGTTCTAACCAATCGTGTGTTAGTTGCCAAAGTATTAACGTACAACAAGTGAAGGGCATGGAAGTGGCCCATACATTTTTATTAGGAGATCGATACTCTAAAGTGTTCAATGCCACTTTCTTGCATACCGATGGAAAACCTAAAACTTCTATAATGGGCTGTTACGGCATTGGCATCAGTAGGATATTGGCCGCATCACTGGAAGTATTGTCTACAGAAAACGAATTGAAATGGCCCACCTTATTGGCTCCCTATGATGTGTGTATTATAGGACCTAAACAAGGTAGTAAAGAACAAACACAGGCTGAACAAATCGAAAATCAATTATGTCACGAGATTTGTGAAATGTATAGCCAGGACGTGGTGCATGATGATAGAAAATATATGACAATTGGAAAGCGTTTGATGGAGGCGAGAAG GATGGGTTATCCCGTTATTGTAGTTGCAGGATCTAAAGCATGTTTAAAAGAACCTAAAGTGGAAGTTATaataaaggaaaattcaatggaatTAGACTTTAACACCGCATTACAAGAACtagctaaatataaaaaacaaaagttaagtttaatttag